GCCGAACACGTCATCCGAGAGGTCGACTTCGCCGACCTTCTCTCGCTTCAGGTTGAACACGTCTAGCTTTGCCATGGTGCCTCCGGGCTCAGCTCTTGATCTCGACGTCCACGCCAGCGGAGAGATCCAGCTTCATGAGCGCGTCGAGGGTTTGGGGGGTGGGCTCCAGGATGTCGATCAGGCGCTTGTGCGTGCGCACCTCGAACTGCTCGCGGGACTTCTTGTCCACGTGAGGTCCGCGCAGCACGGTGTAGCGTCGAATCGAGGTGGGCAGCGGAATGGGGCCGGCCACGCGGGCGCCGGTGCGACGCGCCGTCTCGACGATATCCGTGGTGCTCTTGTCGAGCAGCTGATGATCGAAAGCCTTGAGGCGAATTCGAATCTTGGTGGTGTCTGCCATGTCTTGGTCCGTTCTTGCGGCGTTGTCCGCGTCCGTGGC
The nucleotide sequence above comes from Polyangiaceae bacterium. Encoded proteins:
- the rpsJ gene encoding 30S ribosomal protein S10; the encoded protein is MADTTKIRIRLKAFDHQLLDKSTTDIVETARRTGARVAGPIPLPTSIRRYTVLRGPHVDKKSREQFEVRTHKRLIDILEPTPQTLDALMKLDLSAGVDVEIKS